In a genomic window of Curtobacterium flaccumfaciens pv. betae:
- the efp gene encoding elongation factor P, producing the protein MASTTDIKNGAVLIIDGQLWSVVEFQHVKPGKGGAFVRTKLKNVVSGKVVDRTFNAGAKIDTATVDRRDYQFLYEDGDSYVFMDTDTYDQIPVSATVVGDAKNYLLESAMVTIAMNEGNPLYVELPTSIVTEVETEPGLQGDRSSGGTKDATIIATGHRIQVPLYLESGTLVKIDTRDGSFLGRVNS; encoded by the coding sequence ATGGCCAGTACCACAGACATCAAGAACGGCGCCGTTCTCATCATCGACGGCCAGCTGTGGTCGGTCGTCGAGTTCCAACACGTCAAGCCGGGCAAGGGCGGCGCGTTCGTCCGCACGAAGCTCAAGAACGTCGTCTCCGGCAAGGTCGTCGACCGCACGTTCAACGCCGGCGCGAAGATCGACACCGCGACCGTCGACCGTCGTGACTACCAGTTCCTCTACGAGGACGGCGACTCCTACGTGTTCATGGACACCGACACGTACGACCAGATCCCGGTCTCCGCGACCGTGGTCGGCGACGCCAAGAACTACCTGCTCGAGTCCGCGATGGTCACCATCGCGATGAACGAGGGCAACCCGCTGTACGTCGAGCTCCCGACGTCGATCGTCACCGAGGTCGAGACCGAGCCCGGCCTGCAGGGCGACCGTTCCTCCGGTGGCACCAAGGACGCGACCATCATCGCGACCGGCCACCGCATCCAGGTCCCGCTGTACCTGGAGAGCGGCACCCTGGTGAAGATCGACACGCGCGACGGCAGCTTCCTCGGCCGCGTCAACTCCTAG
- the ruvX gene encoding Holliday junction resolvase RuvX: MRSGHRLGVDVGRARIGVAVCDRDGLLATPVETVRRDDSTDLRRILELADEYDVLEVVVGLPLSMSGGDTASTEDARVFAARIAARRPVRLVDERLSTVTAQRGLHQAGKNTKKSRAVIDQAAAVIILQHALDHERSAGAPPGATLP; the protein is encoded by the coding sequence ATCCGGTCCGGGCATCGCCTCGGCGTGGACGTCGGACGCGCCCGGATCGGGGTCGCCGTGTGCGACCGCGACGGGCTGCTGGCGACGCCGGTCGAGACCGTCCGTCGTGACGACTCGACGGACCTCCGGCGGATCCTCGAGCTCGCGGACGAGTACGACGTGCTCGAGGTCGTCGTCGGGCTGCCCCTGTCGATGTCGGGTGGGGACACGGCCTCCACCGAGGACGCCCGTGTCTTCGCCGCCCGGATCGCGGCGCGTCGGCCGGTGCGCCTGGTCGACGAACGACTGTCGACCGTGACGGCCCAGCGGGGGCTGCACCAGGCCGGCAAGAACACGAAGAAGTCCCGGGCCGTGATCGACCAAGCAGCCGCTGTTATCATTCTGCAACACGCGCTCGACCACGAGCGCAGTGCCGGTGCCCCTCCGGGCGCCACGCTTCCCTGA
- the mltG gene encoding endolytic transglycosylase MltG: protein MADDLDWNAIIAPGNDAERRKATSDRTTGTDDRDDAGQVTPPPPPMSRREARALEAERARVAATDESPVPERTTDSPPAARDERPASPADAPIATRPEDLHPEVAALLTGELPTEPAATAAGGGSGAGGTDDGDVTGGGGAAGGGGRGGRGGGGRASRPPREPRPKRRRGPLVAGLVIVAVVLAAGVGAYTFAAPKFQQLIAAISGAQEPDDYTGDGTSKVTITIKQGDIGENVAATLQRSGVVKDSKVFYKLLLASPDVQFQPGSYALKKQMSSKSALAALQDTKNRVQASIIIPEGTALADIEAGMVSKAGLTKQEVDAAAKDLSAYDLPSGVTTLEGWLFPATYPINPGWTAEQYFKSMVDTMKERLSAAGVKEADQERTIVFASLVQKEAGLAADYPKVARVFQNRLDQGMRLQSDATVAYGTGNTHTVTTTDAERADESNAYNTYVHEGLPPAPISNPGDIAIKAVTNEAPGKWLYFVTVNLETGETVFSNTYDEHLVAVKQFQAWLRAHPDYQ, encoded by the coding sequence TTGGCAGACGATCTGGACTGGAACGCGATCATCGCGCCCGGCAACGACGCCGAGCGGCGGAAGGCGACTTCCGACCGCACGACAGGCACCGATGACCGCGACGACGCTGGTCAGGTGACCCCGCCGCCGCCTCCGATGTCCCGACGTGAAGCCCGAGCCCTCGAGGCCGAACGAGCCCGCGTCGCAGCGACCGACGAGTCGCCGGTCCCCGAGCGGACCACCGATTCCCCGCCAGCCGCACGCGACGAACGCCCCGCGTCACCCGCCGACGCGCCGATCGCCACCCGTCCTGAAGACCTGCACCCCGAGGTCGCCGCACTGCTGACCGGCGAGCTGCCGACCGAGCCCGCGGCGACCGCTGCGGGCGGCGGATCCGGGGCCGGCGGGACGGACGACGGTGACGTGACCGGCGGCGGTGGCGCCGCGGGAGGCGGTGGCCGCGGGGGACGAGGCGGGGGAGGCCGCGCCTCCAGGCCGCCCCGGGAGCCACGGCCGAAGCGCCGACGCGGACCGCTCGTCGCCGGACTCGTCATCGTCGCGGTGGTGCTCGCCGCCGGCGTCGGGGCGTACACCTTCGCCGCCCCCAAGTTCCAGCAGCTCATCGCGGCGATCAGCGGCGCGCAGGAGCCCGACGACTACACCGGCGACGGCACCTCGAAGGTGACCATCACCATCAAGCAGGGCGACATCGGCGAGAACGTCGCCGCGACGCTGCAGCGCAGCGGCGTCGTCAAGGACTCGAAGGTGTTCTACAAGCTCCTGCTGGCCTCGCCGGACGTGCAGTTCCAGCCCGGTTCGTATGCGCTGAAGAAGCAGATGAGCTCGAAGTCCGCGCTCGCGGCACTGCAGGACACGAAGAACCGCGTGCAGGCGTCGATCATCATCCCGGAGGGCACCGCACTCGCCGACATCGAGGCCGGGATGGTCTCGAAGGCCGGCCTGACCAAGCAGGAGGTCGACGCGGCCGCGAAGGACCTGTCGGCCTACGACCTGCCGTCCGGCGTCACGACGCTCGAGGGCTGGCTCTTCCCCGCGACCTACCCGATCAACCCGGGCTGGACCGCCGAGCAGTACTTCAAGTCGATGGTCGACACCATGAAGGAGCGCCTGTCCGCCGCCGGCGTCAAGGAGGCCGACCAGGAGCGCACCATCGTCTTCGCGTCGCTGGTGCAGAAGGAAGCCGGCCTCGCGGCCGACTACCCGAAGGTCGCCCGGGTGTTCCAGAACCGCCTCGACCAGGGCATGCGCCTGCAGTCCGACGCCACCGTCGCCTACGGCACGGGCAACACGCACACCGTGACGACGACCGACGCCGAACGGGCCGACGAGTCGAACGCGTACAACACGTACGTGCACGAGGGGCTGCCGCCGGCACCGATCTCGAACCCCGGTGACATCGCGATCAAGGCCGTGACGAACGAGGCCCCGGGCAAGTGGCTGTACTTCGTGACGGTGAACCTGGAAACCGGCGAGACGGTGTTCTCGAACACCTACGACGAGCACCTCGTCGCGGTGAAGCAGTTCCAAGCGTGGCTCCGGGCGCACCCCGACTACCAGTAG
- the aroC gene encoding chorismate synthase, giving the protein MLRWLTAGESHGPELIAMLEGLPAGVPVSFESIRADLARRKLGYGRGSRMKFEQDELHVSGGVRHGYSLGSPIAIRIGNTEWPKWVEVMNPEPIESTEMSRGRSAPLTRPRPGHADLVGMQKYGFDEARPILERASARETAARVALGAVAKSFLAELGIRSVAHTLQVGTVRVPDGTELPLPDDVDRLDEDQLRCFDPETSARMVTEVEAAKKDGDTLGGVVEVLFYGVPPGLGSHVHWDRRLDARLAAAIMGIQAIKGVEVGDGFATAGRRGSAAHDELYREDGEIYRTSDRAGGTEGGMSTGTVLRVRAGMKPIATVPHALHTVDVVSGEDASAHHQRSDVCAVPAAGVVAEAMVALVLADAVLEKFGGDNVVETKRNLDAYLAAIPETLRTRRTEPSATSTDL; this is encoded by the coding sequence ATGCTTCGTTGGTTGACTGCTGGTGAGTCCCACGGACCCGAACTGATCGCCATGCTCGAGGGCCTGCCCGCGGGTGTCCCGGTGTCGTTCGAGTCCATCCGTGCCGATCTCGCGCGCCGCAAGCTCGGCTACGGCCGTGGCTCGCGGATGAAGTTCGAGCAGGACGAGCTGCACGTGTCCGGCGGCGTCCGGCACGGCTACTCGCTCGGCAGCCCCATCGCGATCCGCATCGGCAACACCGAGTGGCCGAAGTGGGTCGAGGTCATGAACCCCGAGCCGATCGAGTCGACCGAGATGTCCCGCGGGCGGAGCGCCCCGCTCACCCGACCGCGTCCGGGTCACGCCGACCTGGTCGGCATGCAGAAGTACGGCTTCGACGAGGCCCGCCCGATCCTGGAGCGTGCGAGCGCCCGCGAGACCGCTGCCCGTGTGGCGCTCGGCGCCGTCGCGAAGTCGTTCCTGGCCGAACTCGGCATCCGCTCGGTGGCGCACACGCTGCAGGTCGGGACCGTCCGGGTCCCGGACGGCACGGAGCTGCCGCTGCCCGACGACGTGGACCGGCTCGACGAGGACCAGCTGCGCTGCTTCGACCCCGAGACCTCCGCACGGATGGTCACCGAGGTCGAGGCCGCGAAGAAGGACGGCGACACCCTGGGCGGCGTCGTCGAGGTGCTGTTCTACGGCGTCCCGCCGGGCCTCGGCTCGCACGTGCACTGGGACCGCCGGCTCGATGCCCGCCTTGCCGCGGCGATCATGGGGATCCAGGCCATCAAGGGCGTCGAGGTCGGCGACGGGTTCGCGACCGCCGGGCGCCGGGGCTCTGCCGCCCACGACGAGCTGTACCGCGAGGACGGCGAGATCTACCGCACGAGCGACCGCGCCGGTGGGACCGAGGGTGGGATGTCCACGGGCACCGTGCTGCGGGTCCGCGCCGGCATGAAGCCGATCGCGACCGTCCCGCACGCCCTGCACACCGTGGACGTCGTCTCCGGTGAGGACGCCTCGGCGCACCACCAGCGCTCGGACGTCTGTGCCGTGCCCGCGGCGGGCGTCGTCGCCGAGGCGATGGTGGCCCTGGTGCTCGCCGACGCGGTGCTCGAGAAGTTCGGCGGCGACAACGTCGTCGAGACGAAGCGCAACCTCGACGCCTACCTCGCGGCGATCCCGGAGACCCTGCGGACGCGCCGGACCGAACCATCGGCGACCTCGACCGACCTGTGA
- a CDS encoding ABC1 kinase family protein, giving the protein MPTPPRLSDLSGPRDADTGTLRSRGRRFTELLSIARRHHLVPFRRLDFSHDPATSDLRRDQAEHLRRALEEAGGGFVKMGQLLSTRDDLLPEEWTEGLAHLQRNVTAAPADEVRALLEQELGAPVDQVFATFDPVPVAAASIAQVHRARLPDGTAVAVKVQRPGIDAAVRRDVDIALRVVRFMARWSTEARQVGVEDIAGQYADDLIRQVDFVSELRNLTALRAAQARSARPDEVRFPDPYPDLSGRRVLVMEFLEGDTLSAIRAERSERDLDAPMRAILRAFLRQVVFDGLYHADLHPGNVLVLPDGPALIDFGSVGRLDPGLRDTVQDLLAAYLQDDTSRIADAVLRMAPVRDAHDEPDFRRDIARFVADELGPGARIGVDTVDDAVEVFGRYRLKPPPDFVAAARALAIFEGTLRTLAPSFDLLEESRGLAREQITDQLRPGKLRDLAAKELLGVVSAARRLPRRVDRIGEAIETGRFTVNIRLFADSRDRQLVSGMIRRILLVLLGAGAGILAIVYLSLPARPTAALSTGVAGGLLGGAAVVLLGWAAIDAWLARRRR; this is encoded by the coding sequence GTGCCCACCCCACCCCGACTGAGCGACCTCTCCGGCCCGCGCGATGCCGACACCGGCACCCTGCGCTCCCGTGGTCGACGCTTCACCGAACTCCTCTCGATCGCCCGCCGCCACCACCTGGTGCCGTTCCGTCGTCTCGACTTCTCGCACGACCCGGCCACCTCGGACCTGCGTCGCGACCAGGCCGAGCACCTGCGCCGGGCGCTCGAGGAAGCCGGCGGCGGGTTCGTGAAGATGGGCCAGCTGCTCTCCACCCGCGACGACCTGTTGCCCGAGGAGTGGACCGAGGGACTCGCACACCTGCAGCGGAACGTCACGGCGGCGCCGGCGGACGAGGTCCGTGCGCTCCTCGAGCAGGAGCTCGGTGCCCCGGTCGACCAGGTCTTCGCGACCTTCGACCCGGTGCCCGTCGCAGCGGCGTCCATCGCGCAGGTGCACCGCGCCCGGCTGCCCGACGGCACCGCGGTCGCCGTGAAGGTGCAGCGGCCGGGGATCGACGCCGCGGTGCGCCGCGACGTCGACATCGCGCTGCGGGTCGTCCGGTTCATGGCCCGGTGGTCGACCGAGGCGCGGCAGGTCGGGGTGGAGGACATCGCCGGCCAGTACGCGGACGACCTGATCCGGCAGGTCGACTTCGTCTCCGAGCTCCGGAACCTCACGGCGCTGCGTGCGGCCCAGGCCCGCAGCGCGCGTCCGGACGAGGTCCGGTTCCCGGACCCATACCCGGACCTGTCCGGCCGGCGTGTGCTCGTGATGGAGTTCCTGGAGGGCGACACCCTCAGCGCGATCCGCGCCGAGCGTTCCGAGCGCGACCTCGACGCGCCGATGCGCGCGATCCTCCGCGCCTTCCTGCGCCAGGTCGTCTTCGACGGCCTGTACCACGCGGACCTGCACCCGGGGAACGTCCTGGTGCTGCCCGACGGGCCCGCGTTGATCGACTTCGGATCGGTCGGGAGGCTCGACCCGGGTCTCCGGGACACGGTCCAGGACCTGTTGGCCGCCTACCTGCAGGACGACACGTCGCGGATCGCCGATGCGGTCCTGCGGATGGCACCCGTGCGCGATGCGCACGACGAGCCCGACTTCCGTCGGGACATCGCCCGCTTCGTCGCGGACGAGCTCGGCCCGGGTGCGCGCATCGGTGTCGACACCGTGGACGACGCGGTCGAGGTCTTCGGGCGGTACCGGTTGAAGCCGCCGCCGGACTTCGTCGCCGCGGCCCGCGCCCTGGCCATCTTCGAGGGCACCCTCCGCACGCTCGCACCGTCGTTCGACCTGCTCGAGGAGTCCCGCGGACTCGCCCGGGAGCAGATCACCGACCAGCTCCGGCCCGGCAAGCTCCGGGACCTCGCGGCGAAGGAACTGCTCGGCGTCGTGTCGGCGGCCCGACGCCTGCCCCGCCGGGTGGACCGCATCGGGGAGGCGATCGAGACCGGACGGTTCACGGTGAACATCCGGCTCTTCGCGGACAGCCGCGACCGGCAGCTCGTGTCCGGCATGATCCGGCGCATCCTGCTCGTGCTGCTCGGCGCGGGGGCGGGGATCCTTGCGATCGTCTACCTGTCGTTGCCGGCGCGACCGACGGCGGCCCTGTCCACCGGGGTCGCGGGCGGGTTGCTCGGGGGAGCGGCGGTGGTGCTGCTCGGCTGGGCGGCGATCGACGCCTGGCTCGCCCGACGGCGACGCTGA
- the aroB gene encoding 3-dehydroquinate synthase, giving the protein MTESTLPAGTTEIRAGGDDGYTVAVGTDLLGALPAILGPRVAKVLIVHSPTLGARANELRALLVEAGLEALIAEVPDAEGAKRVEVAAFCWQIMGQADFTRTDAVIGLGGGAVTDLAGFVAATWLRGVPYVAVPTSVLGMVDASVGGKTGINTNEGKNLVGAFYAPRAVVVDLDLARTLPRNEILTGFAEIVKAGFIAVPEILDIVEADVDRVTDPTTPEFRRVVELAIALKAEVVSDDFTEQGRREILNYGHTLGHAIEHAERYQWRHGAAVSVGMVFAAELARLTGHLDDATVDRHRAILESLDLPTSYGVGRWQGLLATMRRDKKARAGMLRFIILDGVGKPVVLEGPEDHLLFTAYQEVGV; this is encoded by the coding sequence GTGACCGAGTCGACCCTGCCCGCCGGGACCACCGAGATCCGGGCCGGCGGTGACGACGGCTACACGGTGGCCGTCGGCACGGACCTGCTCGGCGCCCTGCCCGCGATCCTGGGCCCGCGTGTCGCCAAGGTCCTCATCGTGCACTCGCCGACGCTCGGTGCCCGGGCGAACGAGCTCCGGGCGCTGCTGGTCGAGGCCGGGCTCGAAGCCCTGATCGCCGAGGTCCCCGACGCCGAGGGCGCCAAGCGCGTCGAGGTCGCGGCGTTCTGCTGGCAGATCATGGGGCAGGCCGACTTCACCCGCACCGACGCGGTCATCGGCCTCGGTGGCGGTGCCGTCACCGACCTGGCCGGCTTCGTCGCCGCGACCTGGCTGCGCGGTGTGCCGTACGTGGCCGTCCCGACCAGCGTGCTCGGCATGGTGGACGCCAGCGTCGGCGGGAAGACGGGCATCAACACGAACGAGGGCAAGAACCTGGTCGGCGCCTTCTACGCCCCGCGCGCCGTCGTCGTGGACCTCGACCTCGCCCGCACGCTGCCGCGCAACGAGATCCTGACGGGCTTCGCGGAGATCGTGAAGGCCGGGTTCATCGCCGTGCCCGAGATCCTGGACATCGTCGAGGCCGACGTCGACCGGGTGACCGACCCGACGACGCCGGAGTTCCGGCGGGTCGTCGAGCTCGCCATCGCGCTCAAGGCCGAGGTCGTCTCGGACGACTTCACCGAGCAGGGCCGACGCGAGATCCTGAACTACGGGCACACCCTCGGGCACGCGATCGAGCACGCCGAGCGGTACCAGTGGCGCCACGGGGCGGCGGTGTCGGTCGGCATGGTGTTCGCCGCCGAACTCGCCCGACTCACCGGCCACCTGGACGACGCCACGGTCGACCGGCACCGGGCGATCCTCGAGTCGCTCGACCTGCCGACCTCGTACGGTGTCGGTCGGTGGCAGGGGCTGCTCGCCACGATGCGCCGCGACAAGAAGGCCCGTGCCGGCATGCTGCGGTTCATCATCCTGGACGGCGTCGGCAAGCCCGTCGTGCTCGAGGGGCCCGAGGACCACCTGCTCTTCACCGCCTACCAGGAGGTCGGCGTCTAG
- a CDS encoding dihydroorotase encodes MTAHLIRGAQLVDGSRADIRLEGGRITAVGTGLDTAGATTVDADGLIALPGLVDLHTHLREPGHEESETVLTGSRAAAAGGFTAVNAMANSSPVADTAGVVEQVQALGDDAGYVTVRPIGAVSQGLQGTHLSEIGAMATSRAKVRVFSDDGSCVADPLLMRRALEYIKGFGGVLAQHAQEPRLTIGAQMNEGRLSSELGLAGWPAVAEEAIIARDVLLADHVGARLHVCHVSTAGSVEVIRWAKSRGIDVTAEVTPHHLVLTEDLIAGHDGAPGYDARYKVNPPLRAREDVEALRAALADGTIDIVATDHAPHTAEAKCCEWPAAANGMVGLESALSVVQAAVVDDGRLDWADVARVLSEAPARIGQVEGHGQRIAAGAPAEITLYDPSASREFAVTDLAGQSQNSPYLGMTLPGRVVATFHQGYATVLDGQVVDAETIAAHAAALRTGARA; translated from the coding sequence ATGACCGCTCACCTGATCCGTGGCGCGCAGCTGGTCGACGGCTCGCGTGCCGACATCCGTCTGGAGGGCGGGCGCATCACCGCGGTCGGGACCGGTCTCGACACGGCCGGCGCCACCACCGTGGACGCGGACGGCCTCATCGCCCTGCCCGGTCTCGTGGACCTCCACACGCACCTGCGCGAGCCCGGCCACGAGGAGTCCGAGACGGTCCTCACCGGGTCGCGTGCCGCGGCTGCCGGCGGGTTCACCGCCGTCAACGCCATGGCGAACTCGAGCCCCGTCGCGGACACCGCCGGGGTCGTCGAGCAGGTCCAGGCCCTCGGGGACGACGCCGGCTACGTGACGGTCCGCCCGATCGGCGCCGTGTCACAAGGGCTGCAGGGCACGCACCTGTCCGAGATCGGCGCGATGGCGACGTCCAGGGCGAAGGTCCGGGTCTTCTCGGACGACGGCTCCTGCGTGGCCGACCCGCTGCTCATGCGCCGCGCACTCGAGTACATCAAGGGCTTCGGCGGGGTGCTCGCGCAGCACGCCCAGGAGCCCCGGCTGACCATCGGCGCGCAGATGAACGAGGGCCGACTGTCCTCGGAGCTCGGCCTCGCCGGCTGGCCCGCCGTCGCGGAAGAGGCGATCATCGCCCGCGACGTCCTGCTCGCCGACCACGTCGGAGCACGCCTGCACGTCTGCCACGTCTCGACGGCCGGCAGCGTCGAGGTGATCCGGTGGGCGAAGTCCCGCGGCATCGACGTCACGGCCGAGGTCACGCCGCACCACCTGGTGCTCACCGAGGACCTCATCGCCGGCCACGACGGTGCCCCCGGGTACGACGCCCGCTACAAGGTGAACCCGCCGCTCCGCGCCCGCGAGGACGTCGAGGCGCTCCGCGCGGCCCTGGCCGACGGCACCATCGACATCGTCGCGACCGACCACGCACCGCACACCGCCGAGGCGAAGTGCTGCGAGTGGCCCGCCGCTGCGAACGGCATGGTCGGCCTCGAGTCCGCGCTGAGCGTGGTGCAGGCCGCGGTGGTCGACGACGGCCGGCTCGACTGGGCCGACGTCGCGCGGGTGCTGTCCGAGGCACCGGCGCGGATCGGCCAGGTCGAGGGGCACGGGCAGCGGATCGCCGCGGGCGCCCCCGCCGAAATCACCCTCTACGACCCGTCGGCCAGTCGCGAGTTCGCGGTCACCGACCTCGCCGGGCAGTCGCAGAACTCGCCGTACCTCGGCATGACGCTGCCGGGCCGGGTCGTCGCCACCTTCCACCAGGGGTACGCGACGGTGCTCGACGGCCAGGTCGTCGACGCGGAGACGATCGCGGCGCACGCCGCGGCGCTCCGGACGGGGGCGCGCGCATGA
- the nusB gene encoding transcription antitermination factor NusB: MSARSKARKRALDMLYVAEVRELPIADVLATETVRHLDQPERASSWDYARQIVTGVDDARHEIDSVIVDHAQGWSIARMPVLDRCILRMAVWELRFNPEVPDAVAIAEAVELAQSLSTEDSAGFVNGVLGAVAGGRAPSGRTVAGDQESR, encoded by the coding sequence ATGAGTGCTCGTTCGAAGGCCCGCAAGCGCGCCCTCGACATGCTGTACGTGGCCGAGGTGCGCGAACTGCCGATCGCGGACGTGCTCGCCACCGAGACGGTCCGGCACCTGGACCAGCCGGAGCGTGCCTCCAGCTGGGACTACGCGCGCCAGATCGTCACCGGCGTCGACGACGCCCGTCACGAGATCGACTCCGTCATCGTCGACCACGCCCAGGGCTGGTCGATCGCCCGGATGCCGGTCCTCGACCGCTGCATCCTGCGGATGGCCGTCTGGGAGCTCCGGTTCAACCCGGAGGTCCCCGACGCCGTCGCCATCGCCGAGGCGGTCGAGCTCGCGCAGTCGCTGTCCACCGAGGACTCGGCGGGCTTCGTCAACGGCGTGCTCGGGGCCGTCGCCGGCGGTCGCGCACCGTCCGGTCGGACGGTCGCAGGAGACCAGGAGTCCCGGTAG
- a CDS encoding shikimate kinase: MSTDVRRADAPVVVIGPMGAGKSSVGKRVAKALGVPFTDTDRVIVREHGPIPGIFADRGEPAFRALEAEAVRAALATGGVIAVGGGAVTHADTRQALGGARIVLLTVSPEAVADRIAGSDRPLLANGGIDAWQTIMDERAATYAELAHVVVDTSRRPMSRVVDEVVTWLRSDAGTTERSDAGTTERSGTTAAPGSTTSSTTSTEGAP; this comes from the coding sequence GTGAGCACCGACGTCCGACGCGCCGACGCGCCCGTGGTCGTCATCGGCCCGATGGGTGCCGGCAAGTCGAGCGTCGGCAAGCGGGTGGCGAAGGCCCTCGGCGTCCCGTTCACGGACACCGACCGGGTCATCGTGCGCGAGCACGGACCGATCCCCGGGATCTTCGCCGACCGCGGTGAGCCGGCGTTCCGCGCCCTCGAAGCCGAGGCCGTCCGGGCAGCGCTCGCCACCGGCGGCGTGATCGCCGTGGGCGGGGGAGCCGTCACCCACGCGGACACCCGGCAGGCCCTGGGCGGGGCGCGCATCGTCCTGCTCACCGTGTCGCCCGAGGCCGTCGCCGACCGCATCGCCGGGTCCGACCGGCCCCTGCTGGCGAACGGCGGGATCGACGCCTGGCAGACGATCATGGACGAGCGGGCCGCCACCTACGCCGAGCTCGCGCACGTCGTGGTCGACACGTCCCGCCGGCCGATGTCCCGCGTGGTCGACGAGGTCGTCACATGGCTGCGCAGTGACGCGGGCACCACCGAGCGCAGCGACGCCGGCACCACCGAGCGCAGCGGCACCACCGCCGCGCCCGGCAGCACGACCAGCAGCACCACCAGCACCGAAGGAGCACCGTGA
- the pyrR gene encoding bifunctional pyr operon transcriptional regulator/uracil phosphoribosyltransferase PyrR, with protein sequence MPSSEAGKGVDVGTKTVLQQPDITRALTRIAHEILEANHGGSDLVLLGIPTRGAVLAERLGRILAGIEPEWSSAAGGIGTERVGTLDVTMHRDDLGHGIGRAPHRTVIPAGGIDGKVVVLVDDVLYSGRTVRAALDALQGIGRPRAVRLAVLVDRGHRELPIRADHVGKNLPTASDERVTLHLAETDGDDTVFIEQGVA encoded by the coding sequence ATGCCGTCCAGTGAGGCGGGGAAGGGGGTCGACGTGGGAACCAAAACGGTCCTGCAACAGCCCGACATCACGCGTGCCCTGACACGCATCGCGCACGAGATCCTCGAAGCCAACCACGGGGGCTCGGACCTCGTGCTCCTCGGCATCCCGACCCGCGGCGCCGTCCTGGCGGAACGCCTCGGCCGGATCCTGGCCGGCATCGAGCCGGAGTGGTCCTCGGCCGCCGGCGGCATCGGGACGGAGCGTGTCGGCACGCTCGACGTCACCATGCACCGGGACGACCTCGGCCACGGCATCGGTCGCGCGCCGCACCGGACGGTCATCCCCGCCGGCGGCATCGACGGCAAGGTCGTCGTGCTCGTCGACGACGTGCTCTACTCCGGCCGCACCGTCCGTGCCGCGCTCGACGCGCTGCAGGGCATCGGACGGCCGCGTGCCGTCCGGCTCGCCGTGCTCGTCGACCGTGGCCACCGCGAGCTGCCGATCCGTGCGGACCACGTGGGCAAGAACCTGCCGACCGCGTCCGACGAGCGGGTCACGCTGCACCTGGCCGAGACCGACGGCGACGACACCGTGTTCATCGAGCAGGGGGTGGCGTGA
- a CDS encoding aspartate carbamoyltransferase catalytic subunit, with protein MRHLLSTADLSRDQAVHILDVAEEMAEVNTREVRKLPALRGKTVVNLFFEDSTRTRISFEAAAKRLSADVLNFAAKGSSVSKGESLKDTVQTLGAMGIDGIVMRHGASGAPRVLADADWIDVPVVNAGDGTHEHPTQALLDAFTMRRRLHGAGSRGQGLDGVRVLIIGDVLHSRVARSNAWLLRTLGASVTFAAPPTLLPATPTPFGAAVHHDLDTALAEDPDVVMTLRIQQERMNDAFFPNPREYTRHWGLTAARFGRLSERTLIMHPGPMNRGLEIAGVAADDPRSTVVEQVENGVSVRMAVLYLALTGSAGNGTDAKESAA; from the coding sequence ATGCGGCACCTGCTCTCCACCGCCGACCTGTCCCGCGACCAGGCCGTCCACATCCTCGACGTCGCCGAGGAGATGGCCGAGGTCAACACACGCGAGGTCCGGAAGCTCCCGGCCCTGCGCGGCAAGACCGTGGTGAACCTGTTCTTCGAGGACTCCACGCGCACGCGCATCTCGTTCGAGGCCGCCGCGAAGCGCCTGTCCGCCGACGTCCTGAACTTCGCCGCGAAGGGCTCGAGCGTCTCGAAGGGCGAATCCCTGAAGGACACCGTGCAGACCCTCGGCGCGATGGGCATCGACGGCATCGTCATGCGCCACGGTGCCTCGGGCGCCCCGCGGGTGCTCGCCGACGCCGATTGGATCGACGTCCCCGTGGTCAACGCCGGTGACGGGACCCACGAGCACCCGACGCAGGCGCTGCTCGACGCCTTCACCATGCGCCGCCGACTGCACGGCGCCGGCTCACGCGGCCAGGGCCTCGACGGCGTGCGCGTCCTGATCATCGGCGACGTGCTGCACAGCCGGGTCGCCCGGTCGAACGCGTGGCTGCTCCGCACCCTCGGGGCGAGCGTGACCTTCGCCGCGCCGCCGACGCTGCTGCCCGCCACCCCGACCCCGTTCGGCGCCGCGGTGCACCACGACCTCGACACCGCCCTGGCCGAGGACCCGGACGTCGTCATGACGCTCCGCATCCAGCAGGAACGCATGAACGACGCCTTCTTCCCGAACCCGCGCGAGTACACGCGGCACTGGGGCCTGACGGCGGCGCGCTTCGGGCGGCTGTCCGAGCGCACGCTGATCATGCACCCCGGTCCGATGAACCGCGGGCTCGAGATCGCCGGTGTCGCCGCCGACGACCCCCGCTCGACCGTCGTCGAGCAGGTCGAGAACGGCGTCTCGGTCCGGATGGCCGTCCTCTACCTCGCCCTGACGGGCAGCGCCGGCAACGGCACCGACGCGAAGGAGTCCGCCGCATGA